TCGATCTCGGTCGCCTTTCGGTCGCGCCGACGGTCGACCGGCCGCTCCACACGGCGATCCCGAACCTGCTCTACGCCGGTGGGGGGAGTGCGGTCGAGACGGTGTTAGTCGACGGGGAGGTCGTCGTCGAGGAGGGATCGGTCGTGGGGGTAGACGAGGCGGAACTGGTCGCGGAGGCGACCGAGCGGGCCGAACGGGTGTTCGCGGGGGCGGAAGCCGACTGGCGGGCCGCCGGGTCGGCACTGGTGAGCGCGAGCGACGAGGGCCGGCTCTGACGGCGATCGCCTCCACCCAGGAGGGACCCGGCTACGGATGAGCTTTTAGTACCCGCCGACAGACAGGGCGTATGCGAGAGCACGGACCGCGCGAGCGGCTCAGGGAGAACGCCACCGGCGTCGCCTCGACCGTGGTCACTGGCGTCTGGCTCGCGGCGCTGTTCACCGGACAGGGCTGGTGGCTCGCCGCGCTGCTCTTCGGCTACGTCGTCGTCGTGCCATTGGTCGCGCTCCTCTACGGAGACGAGGGGGACAGACACGAGTGGTGGGACGACTGGTGGGGCGAGGAGTCCTGGGAGGAGTGGTGGGACGACCTCTGGGGTGAGGAGACGGACGAACCCGAACACGAGACCGAGCCGAACCGTCGGGACGCGCTCGAAACCCTCAGAGAGCGCTACGCCCGCGGCGAACTCACCGACGAGCAGTTCGAGCGAAAACTCGAGTACCTGCTGGAGACCGAGACGCTCGAGAGCGTCGAGGATCGGTACAGAGAGCGCGAACGGATCGCCGAGTACGATCGATGAGCGAGCCGTTCTCACCGAAGGAACGACCGACCGACGCGGCGTTCTTCCTCGTGCTCGCCGCGACGCTCGCGACGGTGCTCGTCGGGTTCGGCCCGTCGTTCGCGGTGCTCGCGATCGGGTTGCTCGTCGTCGTCCCGGCGGTCGAACTGCTCTGGGGCGACGGGAAGAGCAAACTCTGGGACGAGGGGCTCTGGGACGAGCACGTCGGCGACTGGAACGGGTGGGGGCTTCCCGGCGACCGACCCGACCGGCTCATGCGCGGCGAGACCGACGGCGAGCGTACCGATGCTGTCTCGGCCGAACGTACGGTGCAGCCTGGCTCGAAGCGCGAGGAACTGGCGCGGCTCAGAGAGCGCTACGCGGTGGGAGAGATCACCGACGCAGAGTTCGAACGCGAGCTCGAACGACTGATCGACGTGGACTCGCGGGAAGACGAACGGGAACGATCCTACCTGCCCGAGACGGAGCGATGAGCGACGGCGGGGGTCGAGACTGGCGGCGGCTCGGGATCGCGTTCGCGCTCTGTCTGATGGCCGTTCTCGGCGGCGTCGTTCTCTACTTCGCAGTGCCGTACGACGCGGAACCCGAGGCGGCCGCGGCAGTAAGCGAAAACGACGCCGTAGTGATCGAGGAGCGTGGGGGTGTCCACGTCCTCTCGCCTGCGGGGGACGAAGCGACGACGGGACTCGTCTTCTACCCCGGCGCACGGGTCGATCCGGAGGCGTACGTCCCGACGCTCGCGCCGCTTGCGGAGGCAGGGGTGCTCGTCGTGATCCCCGAGATGCCGCTCAACCTGGCGTTCTTCGACAGCGGGGCGGCCGCCGATCCGATCGCCGAGTTCGAGACGGTCGACCGGTGGTACGTCGGCGGCCACTCGCTCGGCGGCGCCATGGCCTGCCGGTACGCCGCCGCGAACCCCGACGAGGTCGAGGGAGTGGTCCTCTACGCCTCCTACTGCGATCGGGACGTCTCCGACACCGAGCTCGC
This region of Halalkalicoccus sp. CGA53 genomic DNA includes:
- a CDS encoding alpha/beta fold hydrolase, which encodes MSDGGGRDWRRLGIAFALCLMAVLGGVVLYFAVPYDAEPEAAAAVSENDAVVIEERGGVHVLSPAGDEATTGLVFYPGARVDPEAYVPTLAPLAEAGVLVVIPEMPLNLAFFDSGAAADPIAEFETVDRWYVGGHSLGGAMACRYAAANPDEVEGVVLYASYCDRDVSDTELAVLSVLGTEDGVLSADTERENRDLLPAEAEIVEIGGANHAGFGAYGEQFRDGEATIGDEEARDRIAAVTVDWFERRSDR
- a CDS encoding SHOCT domain-containing protein, coding for MREHGPRERLRENATGVASTVVTGVWLAALFTGQGWWLAALLFGYVVVVPLVALLYGDEGDRHEWWDDWWGEESWEEWWDDLWGEETDEPEHETEPNRRDALETLRERYARGELTDEQFERKLEYLLETETLESVEDRYRERERIAEYDR
- a CDS encoding SHOCT domain-containing protein — encoded protein: MSEPFSPKERPTDAAFFLVLAATLATVLVGFGPSFAVLAIGLLVVVPAVELLWGDGKSKLWDEGLWDEHVGDWNGWGLPGDRPDRLMRGETDGERTDAVSAERTVQPGSKREELARLRERYAVGEITDAEFERELERLIDVDSREDERERSYLPETER